The Misgurnus anguillicaudatus chromosome 21, ASM2758022v2, whole genome shotgun sequence genome includes a window with the following:
- the LOC129443713 gene encoding intelectin isoform X3 codes for MDYFDTKMFWGILLISISLNLWFCESTKLKGTFLVQDKDVSEHLLKMFGYNARSCKEIQEKYNINDDGLYYLTTENGVIYQTFCDMTTAGGGWTLVSSVHENNMYGKCTVGDRWSSEQGNNPNRPEGEGAWSNTVTFGTVLGATSDDYKNPGYFDIAAQDVSVWHVANNIQMEQWKSSSFLRYHTTSHFLGDNGGNLFKLFKKYPVTFGIGDCRKDNGPSIPVVYDAGDAEYTKTLYGPLIRGEFESGFVTFRVFNNEKAAMAVCSGVKPTGCNTEHYCIGGGGHFPEATPKQCGDFAAFDWTGYGTGVGARASNTLIEAAVLMFYR; via the exons ATGG ACTATTTTGACACAAAGATGTTTTGGGGAATTCTTCTCATCAGTATCTCACTGAATTTATGGTTCTGTGAATCTACTAAAT TGAAGGGCACATTTTTAGTTCAAGATAAAGATGTATCTGAACATCTTCTGAAGATGTTTGGATATAATGCTCGAAGCTGCAAAGAAATTCAGGAGAAGTACAACATTAATGATG ATGGCCTATACTATCTGACCACAGAAAATGGGGTGATTTACCAGACGTTCTGTGATATGACCACTGCGGGGGGAGGCTGGACGTTGGTGTCCAGTGTGCACGAAAACAACATGTATGGAAAATGCACTGTTGGTGATCGCTGGTCAAGTGAGCAGGGCAATAACCCCAACCGTCCTGAAGGGGAAGGAGCGTGGTCAAACACAGTCACGTTTGGTACAGTATTGGGTGCTACCAGCGATGACTACAAG AATCCTGGATACTTTGACATTGCAGCACAAGATGTGTCTGTGTGGCACGTTGCTAATAACATTCAGATGGAGCAGTGGAAATCTTCCTCATTCCTGCGATATCACACTACATCTCACTTCTTAGGTGACAACGGTGGAAACCTTTTCAAATTATTTAAG AAATACCCAGTGACTTTTGGAATAGGGGACTGTCGCAAGGATAATGGACCTTCTATTCCAGTAGTGTATGACGCTGGTGATGCAGAATATACCAAAACCCTTTATGGTCCTCTAATAAGAG GGGAATTTGAGTCTGGGTTCGTCACATTCAGAGTCTTCAATAATGAGAAAGCTGCCATGGCTGTTTGTTCTGGTGTTAAACCAACTGGATGTAACACTGAACAT TACTGTATTGGTGGAGGTGGACACTTTCCAGAGGCCACACCTAAACAGTGTGGAGATTTTGCAGCATTTGACTGGACTGGTTATGGTACTGGTGTAGGCGCTAGAGCATCAAACACTCTAATTGAAGCAGCAGTACTTATGTTTTATCGCTGA